One window from the genome of Echinicola vietnamensis DSM 17526 encodes:
- a CDS encoding toxin-antitoxin system YwqK family antitoxin gives MLGMKKYLILLLVLVNVSVAQAQRFDSLSSASPEADSSGIVEGTLLPTTAPILLFDDEKRKEEKKKKRKKRKKNIYYGERTRKDFIRVDARGKTQYQLFHYTARNRQVNPYVRDVYWLDTKDNVIRTKGFDPEKGYLLHGPYERRIDDAVVEKGMFYFGTKHERWMTFDQKNILLNKANYYEGWPKDSRVTYYNKGEQQIEKVIPVEYDLKEGNFYHFYENGQLAVMGEYHYGEKVGLWTEYWNTDGGKTIRKREIQYQEEPFTRNFRPYIKAEWNADGQLIYQAGR, from the coding sequence ATGCTTGGCATGAAAAAATACCTCATTCTACTTCTTGTACTGGTCAACGTCAGCGTGGCCCAGGCACAGCGTTTTGACTCCTTGTCTTCTGCATCGCCCGAAGCAGATTCTTCAGGGATCGTCGAGGGCACTTTGTTGCCTACCACGGCACCGATCCTTTTATTTGACGATGAAAAGCGAAAGGAAGAAAAAAAGAAGAAACGAAAAAAGCGGAAGAAGAATATCTATTATGGCGAACGGACCCGAAAAGACTTTATCCGGGTGGATGCCAGGGGGAAAACCCAATACCAGCTTTTCCATTATACCGCCCGTAACAGGCAGGTCAACCCGTATGTGCGTGATGTTTACTGGCTGGACACCAAGGACAATGTGATCCGAACCAAAGGCTTTGATCCGGAAAAGGGGTACCTCCTGCATGGACCCTATGAGAGGCGTATTGATGATGCCGTGGTGGAGAAAGGGATGTTTTACTTTGGCACCAAGCATGAACGCTGGATGACCTTTGACCAAAAAAACATTCTGCTAAACAAGGCCAATTACTATGAAGGATGGCCCAAAGATTCCAGGGTGACCTATTACAATAAGGGCGAGCAGCAGATCGAAAAGGTGATTCCGGTAGAGTATGACCTTAAAGAAGGAAACTTTTACCATTTTTATGAAAATGGACAGTTGGCCGTCATGGGAGAATACCATTATGGAGAGAAAGTGGGGCTTTGGACAGAGTATTGGAATACGGATGGTGGCAAGACCATACGAAAGCGGGAAATCCAATATCAGGAAGAGCCTTTCACCAGGAATTTCAGGCCTTATATCAAAGCGGAATGGAATGCGGATGGCCAGCTGATCTATCAGGCTGGACGTTGA
- a CDS encoding YraN family protein — protein sequence MAQHNTLGSDAEAFAADFLTTKHYTLLEKNYRHKHAEIDLIMEHRGLMVFVEVKFRSGTGFGYAEEFVDYKKRQLIIRAADHYIHEKDWHKDIRFDIVGVYKDKEGTIRFKHFEDAFY from the coding sequence ATGGCACAGCACAATACCTTAGGAAGCGATGCAGAAGCATTCGCCGCTGATTTTCTGACCACCAAGCATTATACGCTTCTGGAAAAGAACTACCGTCATAAGCACGCTGAAATTGACCTGATCATGGAGCATCGTGGACTGATGGTTTTTGTCGAAGTGAAGTTTAGGAGCGGTACAGGGTTTGGTTATGCAGAGGAGTTTGTCGATTATAAAAAACGTCAATTGATCATCAGGGCTGCCGATCACTATATCCATGAAAAAGACTGGCATAAAGACATCCGGTTTGACATTGTCGGTGTCTATAAAGACAAAGAGGGAACCATTCGGTTTAAGCATTTTGAGGATGCTTTTTATTAG